The window tggtggttcacgcctgtaatcccagcactttgggaggctgaggtgggcatatcatgaggtcaagagatcgagaccatcctggctaacacggtgaaaccctgtctctactaaaaaatacaaaaaattagctgggcatggtggcaggtgcctgcagtcccagctactcaggaggctgaggcaggagaatggcatgaacccaggaggcagagcttgcagtgagccgagatcacgccactgcactccagcctgggcgacagagcaagactccatctcaaaaaaaaaaaaaagagatggggtctcactatgttgcccagggctcaaacaatcctcccgtctcagcctcccaaagtgctgggattacaggcatgagccattgtgctcagCCAATGCGGACAATTTATAATTATCTATTACTTCATTTAATACAGCatgactttaagattttaaattactgaaaaagttttggaaactATGACAAGTTTATTTGTAGATGCTTATCCCATTCACAGTTATCTAATTTACTTGTTCTTAACAACTGTATTTCATTTGCTTATGGAAAGCAAAACTAgccatttatgttatttatttatttatttattttcattaagccCCTTCCATTCtagaaagttatttattttgaaaaaacaaagccaccaggTATAGTGTCTCATCTCATACTgctaatctcagccctttgggaggctgaggcaggtggatcgcttgagcccaggagtttgagaccagcttgggcaacatagtgggatcccccatctctacaacaaataaaaaacaattagttGGGTGTAGTTGCGTGTACCTAAAGTAGGagaccaaggagttcaaggctccagtgaACTATtatgttgccactgcactccagcctgggtgacagaatgagaccctgtcttaaaaaaataaaaagtggctgggcgtggtggctcatgcctataatcccagcactttgggaggccaaggtgggtggatcacctgaggtcgggagtttgaggccagcctgaccaacatggagaaaccctgtctctactaaaaatacaacattagctgggtgtagtgatgcatacctgtaatccccgctactcaggaggctgaggcaggagaatcgcttgaacccaggaggtggaggttttcactgagccaagatcatgccattgcactccagcctgggcaaaaggagtgaaactccatctcaaaaaataaataaataaagagcaaagaaaacacaaaactaacCTAACCCTGCATCAGCCAGTCTCATCTTAACCAAGGCCTTTCAGATATTGGACAGAGGCACTTTTCCCAATATCCCTTTGTCCTTCTCCAACCCCAGTCACCCTGTTCCTGAGTATCCATGTGGCATCCAGGACAGCTATGAAGGGCAGAGCCCATCTGTGTCCTGGATTTACATACCAGGTATAGAGCCCAGTACAGAGGATAAAGCTGTGAAGATGATGGTGGAGGTTCCAACCCCTCCCAACATGATAAGGATGCAGAGTTGCGCCAGGGAGGACAGGGCCATACTGCACTCAGCTTTACATGCAGCTGGTAGTCCAGGTGATACAGACACACACGTTTCCAGGCTTCACCATGGCCACCTGTCTAGATCTCAGAATCCAGAGGCccaaagccaaagacaaaagCTCATATCAAAATGTGTGCAAGGTTTCAGGGGAGCCCCGCAGCCTGACCTCATAGTTTTAACTTATACACAAATCAAGCAAGTATTAAAAATATCACGGAAGCAACAGTTTTATGACTTTAAAACATCTAGCAAAGAAAGCATAAATCTGTCTGACCAATTGATGTAGGCAAAATGTCTAAATTaaattctgaagatatttcttttttttttttttccgagacagagtcttgctgtctcccaagctggagggcagtggcgcgatctcggctcactgcaacctctgcctcccaggttcaaaagattgtcctgcctcggcctcctgagtagctgggattacaggcgaacaccactgcgcccggctaatttttgtatttttagtagagacagggtttcaccatgtttagtagagataatgaaaccccgtctaatttttgtatttttagtagagacggcgttttaacatatttagtagagacagtgaaattccatctctactaaaaatacaaaaattagccagacatggcagtgcacacctgtaatctcagctacttgggaggctgaggcatgagaatcgcttgaacccgggaggtggaggctgcagtgagccgagatcacaccactgcactccagcctgggtgacagagtgaggctccatctcaaaaataaaaaaataaaaaaataattacatggaGGCCAATGACAATTACAGTATCAAACACCTTTTTTCTTGCAATTAAAACCAAATGTTTTTAGCTTTTCCcctttcaagaaaatgaaaattaaagcttTTCCATAATTGCAAGCAAAACAACTCTAATGGCCCTCTTAGAAGAAATCCAGAACTTCATACTATGGCTTAGAATGCACTACACAATTTGGTGGATGCATATCTTTCTTATCTGCTACTCTCCCCTGGTCTCACCTTACTCATCACACTGGACCTCTTTCTGGTCTACAGGTAAAGCAATTCATTCGTTCTTCaagacctttttttgttttgttttgagacggagtttcactcttgttgcccaggctggagtgcaatggcatgatctcaactcactatgacctccatctcccaggttcaagcgattctcctgcctcagcctccctagtagctgggattacaggtgtgcgccaccatgcccagctaattttttgtatttttagtagagacggggtttcactatgttggccaggctggtctcgaactcctgaccttaggcgatccacccgcctcagcctcccaaagtgctgggattacagacgtgagccactgggcccggcgtCTTTAAGACCTTTAAAAGAAATAGCAATAAAGTGCACGATTCCTTAGGCCAGGGGAGGTGGTTTTCACTTGttatcccagaattttgggagggtaaggcggggggcttgcttgaggccaggagttcgcgaccagcccaggaaacatggtgaagcccttctctactaaaatacaaaaattagctgggcgtggtggtgtgtgcctgtagtcccagctacttgggaggctgaggcacgagaatcgcttgaactctggaagccgaagttgcagtaagccaagatcgcacagctgcactccagcttgggtgaaagagcaaggccctacctaaaaaataaaaaaataaaataaacagataaacaacTATTTCTTAATATATGCCCCATTATTATTCCTTATCTGAAATTGAATTTAACTGAGATcctgtaattttatttgttaaatgtagTAACTAAATAGAGTCTTCCTATTTACTAACTAAAAATAAACACTGGGTGGCTCTTGCCTGTTTGTACTTGAGAGGGTTAGGCGGGAGGATCGCacgagccctggagttcgagggggcagtgagctatgatcaggccactgcactccagcttgggcgtcAAAGTGAcaacctgtctctaataaaaaataacaaacagccTTCCGCAGTTTGTCAGTACTATTTCTTTCTGCCAATTAATagttgtgtgaccctgagcaGGTAATATCTCGGGACTCTGCATCTGTAAAGCGATGGATAAAGAGACCTACCTCATAAGAACTATGAGGCTTAAATAAGATAGTGTGTGTAGCGTTTCTCGCATAGTCTGCGCTCACTAAACGGAGTTATTGTATATCGTTCGTTGTTAACTACCACAAAGGCTCTGCTCAGAGGTGCGTAGGCGCTGGCTCAGCCTGGGGTGAACCCACCAGGCCACCGAAACGAGCGATCAGGGTCGGCAAAGCTGTGGAGATGAAATGGGCAACACCTTCCACACTGCGAGTAAAGCTCGCAATCCGGGTGGAGGCCTCCACGTCCTAGCGCAGTCCAGTCCCGGGCGCAGGGAGGAGAGCTGGTCAGCCAAGATTCCAAGACAGGTGTCCACCTCCTCCAACGAAGCGGAACACGTGACACCACCCTATCCACTTCCGGCTTGGAGGGCATGCCCTCCCGTCACCAGCATGCACTTTCGACAAAACCGTGGAATCTAGTATTTTCCTCTGACAcctttatattttcttcacttCCCTATAATTCTGACCTATCGTGTAGGTAAAAATTAATCTTCAGAGTATTACAGACATGCGTGCCCACGCGCTAGGCGAAAGTGCGAGTCGGAAGCACTTCATTCCCTCTCTTCGCTAGCCGGAAGTCGCGAGATCTGAATGAGTCAAAGCCGGCGGCCTCGGCTCCTCAGCTCCACCTGACAGTAGGCCGCTGATCGGCCGCGGGTCTTGTCGACCGCTAGGCCACCAGGTTCATGTGGAGGCTCCCAGGCGCCCGCGCCGCGCTTCGGGTGATCCGGACGGCGGTGGAGAAGCTGAGCCGGGCTGAAGCGGGGAGCCAGACAGCGGCGGGAGCGATGGAGCGCGCTGTAGTGCGCTGCGTACCTTCGGAACCCAAGCTGAGCCTGTCATTCGCTTTGGCTGATGGTAGCCACAAGAACATGCAGCGCGACCAGAGCGAGCCGCTGGGTCGAGTCCTCAGCCGCATCGCTACCAATGCCCTAAAGGGTCACGCTAAGGCGGCCGCCGCCAAGAAGAGCAGGAAGAGCCGGCCGAATGCTAGCGGCGGTGCGGCCTGTTCAGGGCCGGGGCCTGAGCCGGCTGTGTTCTGCGAGCCCGTGGTGAAGCTGTACTACCGGGAAGAGGCAGTGGCTGAGGACGTGCTCAACGTGGATGCCTGGCAAGACGGCGCGGTGCTGCAGATCGGCGATGTTAAGTACAAGGTGGAGCGCAACCCGCCCGCCTTCACCGAACTGCAGTTGCCGCGCTACATCATGGCCGGGTTCCCTGTGTGCCCCAAACTCAGCCTCGAATTTGGGGATCCCGCCAGCTCCCTTTTCCGCTGGTATAAGGAAGCCAAGCCCGGAGCGGCGGAGCCCGAGGTCGGTGTCCCCTCGTCATTGTCTCCCTCCTCACCTTCTTCTTCTTGGACTGAGACTGATGTGGAGGAGCGTGTCTACACCCCGTCCAATGCCGACATCGGGCTAAGGCTCAAGCTTCACTGCACCCCAGGCGATGGGCAGCGCTTTGGGCACAGCCGGGAgttggaaagtgtgtgtgtggtagaggCTGGGCCTGGCACCTGCACTTTTGACCACCGGCATCTCTACACGAAGAAGGTGACTGAGGACGCTCTCATCCGCACTGTCTCTTACAACATCCTGGCAGACACGTACGCGCAGACTGAGTTCTCGCGAACGGTTCTGTACCCATACTGTGCCCCCTACGCCCTGGAGCTCGACTACCGCCAGAACCTTATCCAGAAGGAACTCACCGGCTACAACGCCGATGTCATCTGTTTGCAGGAGGTTGACCGCGCAGTGTTTTCTGACAGCTTGGTACCCGCCCTAGAGGCCTTCGGGCTCGAGGGGGTGTTTCGAATCAAGCAGCACGAAGGCCTGGCCACTTTCTACCGAAAGTCTAAGTTCAGCCTTCTTAGCCAGCATGACATTTCATTCTACGAAGCCCTCGAGTCCGACCCACTTCACAAAGAACTGCTGGAGAAACTAGTTTTGTACCCATCAGCGCAGGAGAAGGTGCTCCAGAGATCTTCTGTTCTTCAGGTAAAGTAGTTCCGCCCGTCTCTTCACATACTGTCCCACTTTTAGGGGCCAGGAAGGCGAGGAATGAGGTGGGGGTTAAAAGTGCGATGAAAGTATCCAGATATTGTTGAAAGGTGTGTTTGCCCTTGTATCTTCAGCACAAAGTTtactcttcattcattcagcagatatttttTGAACACCTCTGGTGTGCCTGCCATACTGCAGGTTGCCTTGAACAAGACTAGCAGGGACTTTTACAGTGCTTACAATCTAGCGAGAGGGACACACGCTAAATGCAAGAACAATAGTAGCTAATGTTTTTTACTActtgccaagcactgttctggcACATTTTAAAGTACTTAAAATTTAAGAGCGTGGTGTGTTTTgaagtgctccataaatataaactagttttttttaaatcataggcTCATTGAATCTTCACAGTAAGTCccctattcccattttatagatgtcaTTCTTGTGTTAAAGTTTTTAAGTAATTGATTTTGTTCATAATAAGAAGAGCAGCTACCATTTTTTAAGTACCTAAGGTGTTTCATGCACCTTATAAGATCATTTAATTGACTCCACACAACAGCCCATGAGGTGGATGGTATTGTCAGTGACTGCCAGTACGAAACTGGCTAGAAAAGCATCTTTTTGCAGGTCACATTGCTATAAATGGTGAAATGAgtattcaaacccaggtctgcctgactccaaagcctgtgcttaCGCTTGAAAACACTTTCTCCAGTCAAAGTGTTGTCATGTAAAATGTATTGTTTATATTACTAGCTTTATATATtggactattattattattattattattttgagacggagtctctgtcacctaggctggagtacggtggcgcgatatcggctcaccgcaacttccgcctcccgggttcaagcgattctcctgcctcagcctccctagtagctgggactagaggcgcgtgccaccacgcccggc is drawn from Homo sapiens chromosome 3, GRCh38.p14 Primary Assembly and contains these coding sequences:
- the PDE12 gene encoding 2',5'-phosphodiesterase 12 isoform 2 (isoform 2 is encoded by transcript variant 2): MWRLPGARAALRVIRTAVEKLSRAEAGSQTAAGAMERAVVRCVPSEPKLSLSFALADGSHKNMQRDQSEPLGRVLSRIATNALKGHAKAAAAKKSRKSRPNASGGAACSGPGPEPAVFCEPVVKLYYREEAVAEDVLNVDAWQDGAVLQIGDVKYKVERNPPAFTELQLPRYIMAGFPVCPKLSLEFGDPASSLFRWYKEAKPGAAEPEVGVPSSLSPSSPSSSWTETDVEERVYTPSNADIGLRLKLHCTPGDGQRFGHSRELESVCVVEAGPGTCTFDHRHLYTKKVTEDALIRTVSYNILADTYAQTEFSRTVLYPYCAPYALELDYRQNLIQKELTGYNADVICLQEVDRAVFSDSLVPALEAFGLEGVFRIKQHEGLATFYRKSKFSLLSQHDISFYEALESDPLHKELLEKLVLYPSAQEKVLQRSSVLQVSVLQSTKDSSKRICVANTHLYWHPKENCPSILISPQKQNEETISVIKKAETKGVVHGIDLDLVKGAPTLNCISATQIQMPF
- the PDE12 gene encoding 2',5'-phosphodiesterase 12 isoform 1 precursor (isoform 1 precursor is encoded by transcript variant 1) encodes the protein MWRLPGARAALRVIRTAVEKLSRAEAGSQTAAGAMERAVVRCVPSEPKLSLSFALADGSHKNMQRDQSEPLGRVLSRIATNALKGHAKAAAAKKSRKSRPNASGGAACSGPGPEPAVFCEPVVKLYYREEAVAEDVLNVDAWQDGAVLQIGDVKYKVERNPPAFTELQLPRYIMAGFPVCPKLSLEFGDPASSLFRWYKEAKPGAAEPEVGVPSSLSPSSPSSSWTETDVEERVYTPSNADIGLRLKLHCTPGDGQRFGHSRELESVCVVEAGPGTCTFDHRHLYTKKVTEDALIRTVSYNILADTYAQTEFSRTVLYPYCAPYALELDYRQNLIQKELTGYNADVICLQEVDRAVFSDSLVPALEAFGLEGVFRIKQHEGLATFYRKSKFSLLSQHDISFYEALESDPLHKELLEKLVLYPSAQEKVLQRSSVLQVSVLQSTKDSSKRICVANTHLYWHPKGGYIRLIQMAVALAHIRHVSCDLYPGIPVIFCGDFNSTPSTGMYHFVINGSIPEDHEDWASNGEEERCNMSLTHFFKLKSACGEPAYTNYVGGFHGCLDYIFIDLNALEVEQVIPLPSHEEVTTHQALPSVSHPSDHIALVCDLKWK
- the PDE12 gene encoding 2',5'-phosphodiesterase 12 isoform 3 precursor (isoform 3 precursor is encoded by transcript variant 3), which gives rise to MWRLPGARAALRVIRTAVEKLSRAEAGSQTAAGAMERAVVRCVPSEPKLSLSFALADGSHKNMQRDQSEPLGRVLSRIATNALKGHAKAAAAKKSRKSRPNASGGAACSGPGPEPAVFCEPVVKLYYREEAVAEDVLNVDAWQDGAVLQIGDVKYKVERNPPAFTELQLPRYIMAGFPVCPKLSLEFGDPASSLFRWYKEAKPGAAEPEVGVPSSLSPSSPSSSWTETDVEERVYTPSNADIGLRLKLHCTPGDGQRFGHSRELESVCVVEAGPGTCTFDHRHLYTKKVTEDALIRTVSYNILADTYAQTEFSRTVLYPYCAPYALELDYRQNLIQKELTGYNADVICLQEVDRAVFSDSLVPALEAFGLEGVFRIKQHEGLATFYRKSKFSLLSQHDISFYEALESDPLHKELLEKLVLYPSAQEKVLQRSSVLQVSVLQSTKDSSKRICVANTHLYWHPKGRFYLVSQVT